A genomic region of Arvicola amphibius chromosome X, mArvAmp1.2, whole genome shotgun sequence contains the following coding sequences:
- the Usp27x gene encoding ubiquitin carboxyl-terminal hydrolase 27: protein MSPGTGGYHTDTFPLYDHSLPLTPDLLIPAFGCTLLKQQLHRGKVEAAGKVDATEKVETAGKVDATRKVETAEDSGSGAELRLEPEPEPKPEPEPEPEPEPELEPEPEPEPEPEPEPEPDPDPEPEPKPDPEPEPEPEPEPEPELKPEPEPVPLPEAGQEPKGEPEPEPKDEIPAQSGGGGSVDEVPPPTLPSDPPRVPDPSPRRSRAPRRRPRPRPQTRLRTPPQPRPRPPPRSRPRRGPGGGCLDVDFAVGPPGCSHVNSFKVGENWRQELRVIYQCFVWCGTPETRKSKAKSCICHVCGTHLNRLHSCLSCIFFGCFTEKHIHEHAETKQHNLAVDLYYGGIYCFMCKDYVYDKDIEQIAKEEQGEALKLQASTSTEVSQQQCSVLGLGERYPTWEMTRPEFELLGHNPRRRRIASSFTIGLRGLINLGNTCFMNCIVQALTHTPILRDFFLSDRHRCEMPSPELCLVCEMSSLFRELYSGNPSPHVPYKLLHLVWIHARHLAGYRQQDAHEFLIAALDVLHRHCKGDDVGKVASNPNHCNCIIDQIFTGGLQSDVTCQACHGVSTTIDPCWDISLDLPGSCTSFWPMSPGRESSVNGESHIPGVSTLMDCLRRFTRPEHLGSSAKIKCGSCQSYQESTKQLTMKKLPVVACFHFKRFEHSAKQRRKITTYISFPLELDMTPFMASSKETRMNGQLPLPTNSGNNENKYSLFAVVNHQGTLESGHYTSFIRHHRDQWFKCDDAVITKASIKDVLDSEGYLLFYHKQVLEHESEKAKEVTTQAY from the exons ATGTCCCCAGGAACAGGTGGCTACCACACTGACACATTCCCACTCTATGATCACTCTCTCCCTTTGACCCCCGACTTGCTGATACCTGCATTTGGCTGCACCCTCTTGAAGCAGCAGTTGCATCGG GGGAAGGTGGAGGCGGCTGGGAAGGTGGACGCCACCGAGAAGGTGGAGACCGCAGGGAAGGTGGACGCCACCAGGAAGGTGGAGACCGCGGAGGACTCGGGCTCCGGGGCTGAGCTCAGGCTGGAGCCGGAGCCCGAGCCCAAGCCGGAGCCCGAGCCCGAGCCGGAGCCCGAGCCCGAGCTGGAGCCCGAGCCCGAGCCGGAGCCCGAGCCGGAGCCCGAGCCCGAGCCCGATCCGGATCCCGAGCCGGAGCCCAAGCCGGATCCTGAGCCGGAGCCTGAGCCCGAGCCCGAACCAGAGCCGGAGCTGAAACCTGAGCCCGAGCCCGTGCCCTTACCGGAGGCAGGGCAGGAGCCTAAGGGGGAGCCCGAGCCGGAGCCGAAGGATGAGATCCCAGCGCAGAGCGGCGGTGGCGGCAGCGTGGACGAGgttcctccccccacccttccCTCCGATCCACCGCGGGTCCCCGATCCCTCTCCGCGTCGCAGTCGTGCCCCACGCCGCCGACCCCGGCCCCGGCCCCAGACTAGGCTCCGTACCCCGCCACAGCCTAGGCCACGGCCCCCGCCCCGGTCCCGACCCCGGCGCGGTCCCGGGGGCGGGTGCCTGGATGTGGATTTTGCTGTGGGGCCACCAGGTTGTTCCCACGTGAACAGCTTTAAGGTGGGagagaactggaggcaggaattgcGGGTTATCTACCAGTGCTTCGTGTGGTGTGGAACCCCAGAGACCAGGAAAAGCAAGGCAAAGTCGTGCATCTGCCATGTGTGTGGCACCCATTTAAACAGACTCCACTCTTGCCTTTCCTGTATCTTCTTTggctgcttcacagagaaacacatCCATGAGCACGCTGaaacaaaacagcacaacttAGCAGTAGATCTTTATTATGGAGGTATATACTGCTTCATGTGTAAAGACTATGTGTATGACAAAGACATTGAGCAAATTGCCAAAGAAGAGCAAGGAGAAGCCTTGAAATTACAAGCCTCCACCTCGACAGAGGTTTCTCAGCAGCAGTGTTCGGTGCTGGGCCTTGGTGAAAGATACCCCACCTGGGAAATGACCAGGCCTGAGTTCGAACTGCTGGGGCACAACCCCCGAAGAAGAAGAATCGCCTCAAGCTTTACCATCGGCTTACGAGGACTGATTAATCTTGGCAACACATGTTTTATGAACTGTATTGTCCAGGCCCTGACCCACACTCCAATACTGagagatttctttctctctgacagACACCGGTGTGAAATGCCCAGCCCAGAGCTATGTCTGGTCTGTGAGATGTCTTCGCTCTTTCGGGAGCTGTATTCTGGGAACCCATCTCCTCATGTTCCCTATAAGTTACTGCACCTGGTGTGGATACACGCTCGTCATTTAGCAGGGTACAGGCAGCAGGATGCCCACGAGTTCCTCATCGCTGCCCTCGATGTTCTGCACAGGCACTGCAAGGGCGATGATGTTGGCAAAGTGGCCAGCAATCCCAACCACTGTAACTGCATCATAGACCAAATCTTCACAGGTGGCCTGCAGTCAGATGTCACTTGTCAAGCCTGCCATGGTGTCTCCACCACTATAGACCCATGCTGGGACATCAGTCTGGACTTGCCTGGCTCTTGCACATCCTTCTGGCCTATGAGTCCAGGGAGGGAGAGCAGCGTGAATGGGGAAAGCCACATACCAGGCGTTAGTACCCTCATGGACTGCTTGCGAAGGTTTACAAGGCCAGAGCACTTAGGAAGCAGTGCCAAAATCAAATGTGGTAGTTGCCAAAGCTACCAAGAATCTACCAAACAGCTCACTATGAAGAAGTTGCCAGTTGTTGCCTGCTTTCATTTTAAACGATTTGAACACTCAGCCAAACAGAGGCGCAAGATCACTACATACATTTCCTTTCCTCTGGAGCTGGATATGACACCATTTATGGCGTCAAGTAAAGAAACCCGAATGAATGGACAGTTGCCGCTGCCAACCAATAGTGGGAACAACGAGAATAAGTATTCCTTGTTTGCTGTGGTTAATCACCAGGGAACCTTGGAGAGTGGCCACTACACCAGCTTCATTCGGCACCACAGGGACCAGTGGTTCAAGTGTGATGACGCCGTCATCACCAAGGCCAGTATTAAAGATGTGCTGGACAGTGAAGGGTACTTACTGTTCTATCACAAACAGGTCCTGGAACACGAGTCAGAAAAGGCGAAAGAAGTGACTACACAAGCCTACTGA